A stretch of the Macaca mulatta isolate MMU2019108-1 chromosome 16, T2T-MMU8v2.0, whole genome shotgun sequence genome encodes the following:
- the MYCBPAP gene encoding MYCBP-associated protein isoform X15 yields MKKVVSKQSPPKLIEKKRAKGPEQPTPPIQEEPEPVSNVLQGDDILALAIKKEDLKEQHIPRLTEKEDKRVITQKFIIRKLKPTDPRRKVCHLVARPANPDAATKPLDYSGPGDSFDGSDQILPHHILGSLQDFKRIALARGNTRLAELIPTSPCLMTLISAKGESKQKAPKEEKRPPWAPPPQHNFLKNWQRNIALRKKQQEALSEHLKKPISELLMHTGETYRRIQEERELIDCTLPTRRDRKSWENSGFWSRLEYLGDEMTGLVMTKTKTQRGLMEPITHIGKPHSIRVETGLPAQRDASYRYTWDRSLFLIYRRKELQKIMAELDFSQQDIDGLEVVGKGQPFSAVTVEDYTVFERSQGSSSEETTYLGTLASSSDVPMPILGPSLLFCGKPACWIRGSNPQNKRQVGIAVHLTFETLEGEKTSSELTVVNNGTVAIWYDWRRQHQPDTFQDLKKNRMQRFYFNSREGVILPGETKTFTFFFKSLTAGIFREFWEFRTHPTLLGGAVLQVNLHAVSLTQDVFEDERKVLESKLMAHEAVTIVHEVLQEVLMGVLTPERTPSPVDAYLTKEDLFRHRNPQLHYEHQVVQSLHELWRQYMTLPPNAEEARPGDKEHISSIATEKASVNAELLPRFRSPTISEPQVPQPENEALRESGSQKARVGTKSPQQKSIMEEILVEESPDVDSAKSPWEPDGLPLLEWNLCLEDFRKAVMVLPDENQREDALMRLNKAALELCQKPRPLQSNLLHQMGLQLWRDVIDSLVSHSLWLRSLLGLPEKETIYLNVPEEQDQKSPAIMEVKVPVGKVGKEERKGAAQEKKQLGIKDKEDKKGARVLGKESCWGQDRPNSKKHRAKDDKKVIKSTSRDRFSLEDPIPDINLPSQEPIDPLVMEKYTQRLHSEVHGLLDTLVTDLMVLADELSPIKNVEEPLRLCT; encoded by the exons AAAAGAAACGGGCAAAGGGACCTGAACAACCCACACCCCCAATTCAGGAAGAGCCTGAACCTGTTAGCAATGTCCTACAAGGAGATGACATTCTTGCTTTGGCCATTAAGAAGGAAGACTTGAAGGAG caacaTATTCCTCGCCTTACTGAAAAGGAAGATAAACGCGTCATTACCCAGAAATTTATCATCCGTAAACTCAAACCCACGGATCCTAGGAGGAAGGTCTGCCACCTTGTAGCACGTCCTGCAAATCCCGATGCAGCCACAAAGCCTCTGGACTACTCTG GTCCCGGTGACAGCTTCGATGGCAGTGACCAGATCCTGCCCCACCACATCTTGGGGAGTCTCCAGGACTTTAAGAGAATTGCACTTGCTCGAGGGAACACCCGG CTGGCTGAGCTGATACCTACCTCACCCTGTCTGATGACCCTCATCTCTGCTAAAGGAGAGTCAAAGCAAAAAGCcccaaaagaagagaagagacctcCCTGGGCCCCACCTCCTCAGCacaactttctgaaaaactggcaGCGTAACATAGCCCTGCGGAAGAAGCAGCAGGAAGCCCTCAGTG AACACCTAAAGAAGCCAATCAGTGAGCTGCTCATGCACACTGGGGAGACCTACAGACGGATCCAGGAGGAGCGGGAGCTCATTGACTGCACACTTCCAACGCGGCGTGATAGGAAA AGCTGGGAGAACAGTGGGTTCTGGAGTCGACTGGAATACTTGGGAGATGAGATGACAGGTCTGGTCATGACCAAGACAAAAACTCAGCGTGGCCTTATGGAGCCCATCACTCACATCGGGAAGCCCCACTCCATCCGGGTGGAGACAG GATTACCAGCCCAGAGGGACGCTTCATACCGCTACACCTGGGATCGGAGTCTATTTCTGATCTACCGACGCAAGGAGCTGCAGAAAATCATGGCAGAGCTGGATTTCAGCCAGCAG GATATTGATGGCCTGGAGGTGGTGGGTAAAGGGCAGCCCTTCTCAGCTGTTACTGTGGAAGACTACACAGTGTTTGAAAGAAGTCAGGGAAGCTCCTCTGAAGAGACAACATACTT AGGCACATTGGCAAGTTCCTCTGATGTCCCCATGCCTATTCTCGGCCCTTCTCTTCTGTTCTGTGGGAAGCCAGCTTGCTGGATCAGAGGCAGTAATCCACAGAACAAG AGGCAGGTCGGGATTGCTGTTCACTTGACCTTTGAAACCCTAGAAGGCGAGAAAACCTCCTCAGAACTGACTGTGGTCAATAATGGCACCGTGGCCATTTGGTATGACTGGCGACGGCAGCACCAACCGGACACTTTCCAAGACCTGAAGAAAAACAGGATGCAGCGATTTTACTTTAACAGCCGGGAAG GTGTGATTCTGCCTGGAGAAACTAAAACCTTTACCTTCTTCTTCAAGTCTTTGACTGCTGGGATCTTCAGGGAATTTTGGGAGTTTCGAACCCATCCTACTCTATTAGGAGGTGCTGTGCTGCAAGTCAATCTCCATGCAGTCTCCCTGACCCAGGATGTTTTTGAGGATGAGAGGAAAGTACTGGAG AGCAAACTGATGGCCCATGAGGCAGTCACCATCGTTCACGAAGTGCTGCAGGAGGTGCTGATGGGGGTCTTGACCCCGGAGCGCACACCATCACCTGTGGATGCCTATCTCACCAAGGAAGACTTGTTCCGGCACAGGAATCCTCAG CTGCATTACGAGCACCAAGTGGTGCAAAGCCTGCATGAACTGTGGCGCCAGTACATGACTCTGCCCCCCAATGCTGAGGAGGCCAGGCCAGGGGACAAGGAGCACATCAGCTCCATAGCCACAGAGAAGGCCTCTGTGAATGCTGAGCTCTTACCGCGCTTTAGGAGCCCCACCATTTCTGAACCTCAAGTGCCCCAGCCTGAGAATGAGGCCCTCAGGGAATCCGGATCCCAGAAGGCCAGAGTGGGAACCAAGAGTCCTCAGCAGAAGAGCATCATGGAGGAGATCCTGGTGGAGGAAAGCCCAGATGTGGACAGCGCCAAGAGCCCCTGGGAGCCGGATGGCCTTCCCCTGCTGGAGTGGAATCTCTGCTTGGAGGATTTCAGAAAG GCAGTGATGGTGCTCCCTGATGAGAACCAGAGAGAGGATGCGCTGATGAGGCTCAACAAAGCAGCCCTGGAGCTGTGCCAGAAGCCAAGGCCATTGCAGTCCAACCTCCTGCACCAGATGGG TTTGCAGCTATGGCGAGATGTGATTGACAGCCTGGTGAGCCATTCCCTGTGGCTGAGGTCTCTGCTGGGCCTGCCTGAGAAGGAGACCATCTATTTGAATGTGCCTGAAGAGCAAG ATCAAAAATCACCTGCCATCATGGAAGTGAAGGTACCTGTGGGGAAAGTTGGGAAGGAGGAGCGGAAAGGAGCAGCCCAGGAAAAGAAGCAACTGGGGatcaaagacaaagaagacaagaaaggaGCCAGGGTACTCGGGAAGGAGTCATGCTGGGGC CAGGACCGTCCCAACAGCAAGAAGCACAGGGCAAAGGACGACAAGAAAGTCATAAAATCTACAAGTCGGGACAGGTTTTCCTTGGAAGACCCTATCCCTGACATCAACCTCCCTTCTCAAGAACCCATAGACCCCCTGGTCATGGAGAAATACACCCAGAGGCTGCACAGCGAG GTCCATGGGCTGCTGGACACCCTGGTGACCGACCTGATGGTCCTGGCTGATGAGCTCAGCCCCATAAAGAATGTCGAGGAGCCTTTGCGTCTCTGCACGTGA
- the MYCBPAP gene encoding MYCBP-associated protein isoform X17, translating to MKKVVSKQSPPKLIEKKRAKGPEQPTPPIQEEPEPVSNVLQGDDILALAIKKEDLKEQHIPRLTEKEDKRVITQKFIIRKLKPTDPRRKVCHLVARPANPDAATKPLDYSGPGDSFDGSDQILPHHILGSLQDFKRIALARGNTRLAELIPTSPCLMTLISAKGESKQKAPKEEKRPPWAPPPQHNFLKNWQRNIALRKKQQEALSEHLKKPISELLMHTGETYRRIQEERELIDCTLPTRRDRKSWENSGFWSRLEYLGDEMTGLVMTKTKTQRGLMEPITHIGKPHSIRVETGLPAQRDASYRYTWDRSLFLIYRRKELQKIMAELDFSQQDIDGLEVVGKGQPFSAVTVEDYTVFERSQGSSSEETTYLGTLASSSDVPMPILGPSLLFCGKPACWIRGSNPQNKRQVGIAVHLTFETLEGEKTSSELTVVNNGTVAIWYDWRRQHQPDTFQDLKKNRMQRFYFNSREGVILPGETKTFTFFFKSLTAGIFREFWEFRTHPTLLGGAVLQVNLHAVSLTQDVFEDERKVLESKLMAHEAVTIVHEVLQEVLMGVLTPERTPSPVDAYLTKEDLFRHRNPQLHYEHQVVQSLHELWRQYMTLPPNAEEARPGDKEHISSIATEKASVNAELLPRFRSPTISEPQVPQPENEALRESGSQKARVGTKSPQQKSIMEEILVEESPDVDSAKSPWEPDGLPLLEWNLCLEDFRKAVMVLPDENQREDALMRLNKAALELCQKPRPLQSNLLHQMGLQLWRDVIDSLVSHSLWLRSLLGLPEKETIYLNVPEEQDQKSPAIMEVKVPVGKVGKEERKGAAQEKKQLGIKDKEDKKGARDRPNSKKHRAKDDKKVIKSTSRDRFSLEDPIPDINLPSQEPIDPLVMEKYTQRLHSEVHGLLDTLVTDLMVLADELSPIKNVEEPLRLCT from the exons AAAAGAAACGGGCAAAGGGACCTGAACAACCCACACCCCCAATTCAGGAAGAGCCTGAACCTGTTAGCAATGTCCTACAAGGAGATGACATTCTTGCTTTGGCCATTAAGAAGGAAGACTTGAAGGAG caacaTATTCCTCGCCTTACTGAAAAGGAAGATAAACGCGTCATTACCCAGAAATTTATCATCCGTAAACTCAAACCCACGGATCCTAGGAGGAAGGTCTGCCACCTTGTAGCACGTCCTGCAAATCCCGATGCAGCCACAAAGCCTCTGGACTACTCTG GTCCCGGTGACAGCTTCGATGGCAGTGACCAGATCCTGCCCCACCACATCTTGGGGAGTCTCCAGGACTTTAAGAGAATTGCACTTGCTCGAGGGAACACCCGG CTGGCTGAGCTGATACCTACCTCACCCTGTCTGATGACCCTCATCTCTGCTAAAGGAGAGTCAAAGCAAAAAGCcccaaaagaagagaagagacctcCCTGGGCCCCACCTCCTCAGCacaactttctgaaaaactggcaGCGTAACATAGCCCTGCGGAAGAAGCAGCAGGAAGCCCTCAGTG AACACCTAAAGAAGCCAATCAGTGAGCTGCTCATGCACACTGGGGAGACCTACAGACGGATCCAGGAGGAGCGGGAGCTCATTGACTGCACACTTCCAACGCGGCGTGATAGGAAA AGCTGGGAGAACAGTGGGTTCTGGAGTCGACTGGAATACTTGGGAGATGAGATGACAGGTCTGGTCATGACCAAGACAAAAACTCAGCGTGGCCTTATGGAGCCCATCACTCACATCGGGAAGCCCCACTCCATCCGGGTGGAGACAG GATTACCAGCCCAGAGGGACGCTTCATACCGCTACACCTGGGATCGGAGTCTATTTCTGATCTACCGACGCAAGGAGCTGCAGAAAATCATGGCAGAGCTGGATTTCAGCCAGCAG GATATTGATGGCCTGGAGGTGGTGGGTAAAGGGCAGCCCTTCTCAGCTGTTACTGTGGAAGACTACACAGTGTTTGAAAGAAGTCAGGGAAGCTCCTCTGAAGAGACAACATACTT AGGCACATTGGCAAGTTCCTCTGATGTCCCCATGCCTATTCTCGGCCCTTCTCTTCTGTTCTGTGGGAAGCCAGCTTGCTGGATCAGAGGCAGTAATCCACAGAACAAG AGGCAGGTCGGGATTGCTGTTCACTTGACCTTTGAAACCCTAGAAGGCGAGAAAACCTCCTCAGAACTGACTGTGGTCAATAATGGCACCGTGGCCATTTGGTATGACTGGCGACGGCAGCACCAACCGGACACTTTCCAAGACCTGAAGAAAAACAGGATGCAGCGATTTTACTTTAACAGCCGGGAAG GTGTGATTCTGCCTGGAGAAACTAAAACCTTTACCTTCTTCTTCAAGTCTTTGACTGCTGGGATCTTCAGGGAATTTTGGGAGTTTCGAACCCATCCTACTCTATTAGGAGGTGCTGTGCTGCAAGTCAATCTCCATGCAGTCTCCCTGACCCAGGATGTTTTTGAGGATGAGAGGAAAGTACTGGAG AGCAAACTGATGGCCCATGAGGCAGTCACCATCGTTCACGAAGTGCTGCAGGAGGTGCTGATGGGGGTCTTGACCCCGGAGCGCACACCATCACCTGTGGATGCCTATCTCACCAAGGAAGACTTGTTCCGGCACAGGAATCCTCAG CTGCATTACGAGCACCAAGTGGTGCAAAGCCTGCATGAACTGTGGCGCCAGTACATGACTCTGCCCCCCAATGCTGAGGAGGCCAGGCCAGGGGACAAGGAGCACATCAGCTCCATAGCCACAGAGAAGGCCTCTGTGAATGCTGAGCTCTTACCGCGCTTTAGGAGCCCCACCATTTCTGAACCTCAAGTGCCCCAGCCTGAGAATGAGGCCCTCAGGGAATCCGGATCCCAGAAGGCCAGAGTGGGAACCAAGAGTCCTCAGCAGAAGAGCATCATGGAGGAGATCCTGGTGGAGGAAAGCCCAGATGTGGACAGCGCCAAGAGCCCCTGGGAGCCGGATGGCCTTCCCCTGCTGGAGTGGAATCTCTGCTTGGAGGATTTCAGAAAG GCAGTGATGGTGCTCCCTGATGAGAACCAGAGAGAGGATGCGCTGATGAGGCTCAACAAAGCAGCCCTGGAGCTGTGCCAGAAGCCAAGGCCATTGCAGTCCAACCTCCTGCACCAGATGGG TTTGCAGCTATGGCGAGATGTGATTGACAGCCTGGTGAGCCATTCCCTGTGGCTGAGGTCTCTGCTGGGCCTGCCTGAGAAGGAGACCATCTATTTGAATGTGCCTGAAGAGCAAG ATCAAAAATCACCTGCCATCATGGAAGTGAAGGTACCTGTGGGGAAAGTTGGGAAGGAGGAGCGGAAAGGAGCAGCCCAGGAAAAGAAGCAACTGGGGatcaaagacaaagaagacaagaaaggaGCCAGG GACCGTCCCAACAGCAAGAAGCACAGGGCAAAGGACGACAAGAAAGTCATAAAATCTACAAGTCGGGACAGGTTTTCCTTGGAAGACCCTATCCCTGACATCAACCTCCCTTCTCAAGAACCCATAGACCCCCTGGTCATGGAGAAATACACCCAGAGGCTGCACAGCGAG GTCCATGGGCTGCTGGACACCCTGGTGACCGACCTGATGGTCCTGGCTGATGAGCTCAGCCCCATAAAGAATGTCGAGGAGCCTTTGCGTCTCTGCACGTGA
- the MYCBPAP gene encoding MYCBP-associated protein isoform X16 yields the protein MKKVVSKQSPPKLIEKKRAKGPEQPTPPIQEEPEPVSNVLQGDDILALAIKKEDLKEQHIPRLTEKEDKRVITQKFIIRKLKPTDPRRKVCHLVARPANPDAATKPLDYSGPGDSFDGSDQILPHHILGSLQDFKRIALARGNTRLAELIPTSPCLMTLISAKGESKQKAPKEEKRPPWAPPPQHNFLKNWQRNIALRKKQQEALSEHLKKPISELLMHTGETYRRIQEERELIDCTLPTRRDRKSWENSGFWSRLEYLGDEMTGLVMTKTKTQRGLMEPITHIGKPHSIRVETGLPAQRDASYRYTWDRSLFLIYRRKELQKIMAELDFSQQDIDGLEVVGKGQPFSAVTVEDYTVFERSQGSSSEETTYLGTLASSSDVPMPILGPSLLFCGKPACWIRGSNPQNKRQVGIAVHLTFETLEGEKTSSELTVVNNGTVAIWYDWRRQHQPDTFQDLKKNRMQRFYFNSREGVILPGETKTFTFFFKSLTAGIFREFWEFRTHPTLLGGAVLQVNLHAVSLTQDVFEDERKVLESKLMAHEAVTIVHEVLQEVLMGVLTPERTPSPVDAYLTKEDLFRHRNPQLHYEHQVVQSLHELWRQYMTLPPNAEEARPGDKEHISSIATEKASVNAELLPRFRSPTISEPQVPQPENEALRESGSQKARVGTKSPQQKSIMEEILVEESPDVDSAKSPWEPDGLPLLEWNLCLEDFRKAVMVLPDENQREDALMRLNKAALELCQKPRPLQSNLLHQMGLQLWRDVIDSLVSHSLWLRSLLGLPEKETIYLNVPEEQDQKSPAIMEVKVPVGKVGKEERKGAAQEKKQLGIKDKEDKKGARQDRPNSKKHRAKDDKKVIKSTSRDRFSLEDPIPDINLPSQEPIDPLVMEKYTQRLHSEVHGLLDTLVTDLMVLADELSPIKNVEEPLRLCT from the exons AAAAGAAACGGGCAAAGGGACCTGAACAACCCACACCCCCAATTCAGGAAGAGCCTGAACCTGTTAGCAATGTCCTACAAGGAGATGACATTCTTGCTTTGGCCATTAAGAAGGAAGACTTGAAGGAG caacaTATTCCTCGCCTTACTGAAAAGGAAGATAAACGCGTCATTACCCAGAAATTTATCATCCGTAAACTCAAACCCACGGATCCTAGGAGGAAGGTCTGCCACCTTGTAGCACGTCCTGCAAATCCCGATGCAGCCACAAAGCCTCTGGACTACTCTG GTCCCGGTGACAGCTTCGATGGCAGTGACCAGATCCTGCCCCACCACATCTTGGGGAGTCTCCAGGACTTTAAGAGAATTGCACTTGCTCGAGGGAACACCCGG CTGGCTGAGCTGATACCTACCTCACCCTGTCTGATGACCCTCATCTCTGCTAAAGGAGAGTCAAAGCAAAAAGCcccaaaagaagagaagagacctcCCTGGGCCCCACCTCCTCAGCacaactttctgaaaaactggcaGCGTAACATAGCCCTGCGGAAGAAGCAGCAGGAAGCCCTCAGTG AACACCTAAAGAAGCCAATCAGTGAGCTGCTCATGCACACTGGGGAGACCTACAGACGGATCCAGGAGGAGCGGGAGCTCATTGACTGCACACTTCCAACGCGGCGTGATAGGAAA AGCTGGGAGAACAGTGGGTTCTGGAGTCGACTGGAATACTTGGGAGATGAGATGACAGGTCTGGTCATGACCAAGACAAAAACTCAGCGTGGCCTTATGGAGCCCATCACTCACATCGGGAAGCCCCACTCCATCCGGGTGGAGACAG GATTACCAGCCCAGAGGGACGCTTCATACCGCTACACCTGGGATCGGAGTCTATTTCTGATCTACCGACGCAAGGAGCTGCAGAAAATCATGGCAGAGCTGGATTTCAGCCAGCAG GATATTGATGGCCTGGAGGTGGTGGGTAAAGGGCAGCCCTTCTCAGCTGTTACTGTGGAAGACTACACAGTGTTTGAAAGAAGTCAGGGAAGCTCCTCTGAAGAGACAACATACTT AGGCACATTGGCAAGTTCCTCTGATGTCCCCATGCCTATTCTCGGCCCTTCTCTTCTGTTCTGTGGGAAGCCAGCTTGCTGGATCAGAGGCAGTAATCCACAGAACAAG AGGCAGGTCGGGATTGCTGTTCACTTGACCTTTGAAACCCTAGAAGGCGAGAAAACCTCCTCAGAACTGACTGTGGTCAATAATGGCACCGTGGCCATTTGGTATGACTGGCGACGGCAGCACCAACCGGACACTTTCCAAGACCTGAAGAAAAACAGGATGCAGCGATTTTACTTTAACAGCCGGGAAG GTGTGATTCTGCCTGGAGAAACTAAAACCTTTACCTTCTTCTTCAAGTCTTTGACTGCTGGGATCTTCAGGGAATTTTGGGAGTTTCGAACCCATCCTACTCTATTAGGAGGTGCTGTGCTGCAAGTCAATCTCCATGCAGTCTCCCTGACCCAGGATGTTTTTGAGGATGAGAGGAAAGTACTGGAG AGCAAACTGATGGCCCATGAGGCAGTCACCATCGTTCACGAAGTGCTGCAGGAGGTGCTGATGGGGGTCTTGACCCCGGAGCGCACACCATCACCTGTGGATGCCTATCTCACCAAGGAAGACTTGTTCCGGCACAGGAATCCTCAG CTGCATTACGAGCACCAAGTGGTGCAAAGCCTGCATGAACTGTGGCGCCAGTACATGACTCTGCCCCCCAATGCTGAGGAGGCCAGGCCAGGGGACAAGGAGCACATCAGCTCCATAGCCACAGAGAAGGCCTCTGTGAATGCTGAGCTCTTACCGCGCTTTAGGAGCCCCACCATTTCTGAACCTCAAGTGCCCCAGCCTGAGAATGAGGCCCTCAGGGAATCCGGATCCCAGAAGGCCAGAGTGGGAACCAAGAGTCCTCAGCAGAAGAGCATCATGGAGGAGATCCTGGTGGAGGAAAGCCCAGATGTGGACAGCGCCAAGAGCCCCTGGGAGCCGGATGGCCTTCCCCTGCTGGAGTGGAATCTCTGCTTGGAGGATTTCAGAAAG GCAGTGATGGTGCTCCCTGATGAGAACCAGAGAGAGGATGCGCTGATGAGGCTCAACAAAGCAGCCCTGGAGCTGTGCCAGAAGCCAAGGCCATTGCAGTCCAACCTCCTGCACCAGATGGG TTTGCAGCTATGGCGAGATGTGATTGACAGCCTGGTGAGCCATTCCCTGTGGCTGAGGTCTCTGCTGGGCCTGCCTGAGAAGGAGACCATCTATTTGAATGTGCCTGAAGAGCAAG ATCAAAAATCACCTGCCATCATGGAAGTGAAGGTACCTGTGGGGAAAGTTGGGAAGGAGGAGCGGAAAGGAGCAGCCCAGGAAAAGAAGCAACTGGGGatcaaagacaaagaagacaagaaaggaGCCAGG CAGGACCGTCCCAACAGCAAGAAGCACAGGGCAAAGGACGACAAGAAAGTCATAAAATCTACAAGTCGGGACAGGTTTTCCTTGGAAGACCCTATCCCTGACATCAACCTCCCTTCTCAAGAACCCATAGACCCCCTGGTCATGGAGAAATACACCCAGAGGCTGCACAGCGAG GTCCATGGGCTGCTGGACACCCTGGTGACCGACCTGATGGTCCTGGCTGATGAGCTCAGCCCCATAAAGAATGTCGAGGAGCCTTTGCGTCTCTGCACGTGA